AATATAATATTCCGATGGTTCCAGGTTCTGTTGGAGCGATTGAAACGCTGGAAGAAGGAAAAAAAATAGCCAAAGAAACAGGATTCCCAGTTTTGATAAAAGCGAGTGCTGGCGGTGGCGGTAAAGGAATGCGCATTGTAGAAAGAGCCGAAGATTTTGAAGAACAAATGAAGTTAGCCGTGAGCGAAGCTAAATCAGCTTTTGGTGATGGTTCTGTTTTTATTGAACGATACGTTGCAGGTCCGAGACACATTGAGATTCAAGTTTTGGGAGATAATCACGGAAATATTTTACATTTATTTGAGCGCGAGTGTTCCGTACAACGCCGTCATCAAAAGGTAATTGAAGAAGCACCATCTTCGGTTTTGACTCCTGAAATTCGTGAAAAAATGGGAGAATGTGCCGTGAACGTGGCAAAATCGTGTAATTATACAGGCGCTGGAACGGTGGAGTTTTTGTTGGATGAAAATAAAAACTTTTATTTCCTAGAAATGAACACGCGCTTACAAGTGGAACATCCGGTAACGGAAAGCATTACGGGAATTGATTTGGTGAAAGAACAAATAAAAATTGCGCGTGGCGAAAAATTAAGTTTCACTCAAAAAGATTTAAAGATAAATGGACATGCGGTGGAAGTGCGTGTTTATGCCGAAGATCCGTGTAATAATTTTTTACCCGACATCGGAAAATTAATTTTTTATAAAGCGCCACAAGGAATAGGAGTGAGGGTGGACGATGGTTTTGAGGAAGGAATGGACATTCCGATTTATTACGATCCGATGATTGCGAAATTAATTACGTTTGGAAAAGATCGTACAGAAGCCATTCAACGAATGATTCGGGCTATTGAAGATTATAAAATAAGTGGCGTTCAAACAACACTCGACTTCTGTAAATTTGTGATGCAACACGAAGCATTTGTGTCCGGAAATTTTGATACACATTTTGTGAAAAATCATTTTAAACCGGAAATGTTAAATCGTTTTGATGAAGCAGAAGCGGAGATTGCCGCTATTTTTGCTGCTAAATGGATGGAATCGAAAAAGAATGAAACTCAAGAAACAACTTCGGTTTCTGAAAAAAAGATTTCGAAATGGAAAAAAAATAGAATCGCATAATTCTTGAAAAATAAATACGTTTTAAAAAACTTTTTTTTGCAGGCTTCGTTTAAGATATTGAATTTAAAAGGGAAACAGGTAAAAATAAACGCCATGAAACGTCCATTTACATTCTCACTCTTCGTTTTATTTCTTCTCTTTTCGCAATGTTCTTTTGCCCAAAAAGATTCTTCTCACACTAAATTTTCGCTTAAAAGCACCAAGACAACTTTTGTTGGATTTCCAGTACAAGCCACTGTTTACA
The sequence above is drawn from the Bacteroidia bacterium genome and encodes:
- the accC gene encoding acetyl-CoA carboxylase biotin carboxylase subunit → MKKILVANRGEIALRVMRSCKEMGIKTVAVFSEADRNAPFVRYADEAVCIGPPASSQSYLNGDKIIEVCKKLNVDGIHPGYGFLSENAAFAKKVSEAKIIFIGPSPEAMKIMSDKLSAKAAAKKYNIPMVPGSVGAIETLEEGKKIAKETGFPVLIKASAGGGGKGMRIVERAEDFEEQMKLAVSEAKSAFGDGSVFIERYVAGPRHIEIQVLGDNHGNILHLFERECSVQRRHQKVIEEAPSSVLTPEIREKMGECAVNVAKSCNYTGAGTVEFLLDENKNFYFLEMNTRLQVEHPVTESITGIDLVKEQIKIARGEKLSFTQKDLKINGHAVEVRVYAEDPCNNFLPDIGKLIFYKAPQGIGVRVDDGFEEGMDIPIYYDPMIAKLITFGKDRTEAIQRMIRAIEDYKISGVQTTLDFCKFVMQHEAFVSGNFDTHFVKNHFKPEMLNRFDEAEAEIAAIFAAKWMESKKNETQETTSVSEKKISKWKKNRIA